In one Misgurnus anguillicaudatus chromosome 1, ASM2758022v2, whole genome shotgun sequence genomic region, the following are encoded:
- the LOC129432508 gene encoding scavenger receptor cysteine-rich type 1 protein M130-like isoform X1 translates to MDNVHCKGSEPTLRECRFNGWGINNCDHSYDAGVICRDVRLINGSNLCSGRVEVLYNDEWGTVCDAGWDLTDAAVVCNSMDCGTPVAVMTAAYFGQGSGPVWLDDLSCSGYELSVKDCLSIPLGTSTCSHGRDAGVVCRDIRLVNGMGPCDGKVEVLYDDHWGGVCHTGFDVKAASVVCQELGCENTGEPLSYMGPFDGPIWMGNLACAGNELTLRDCSFTGWGVSSCVNDLHAGVICNKIMRQGVVRITVTADAGVDVSNPDIIKKLLDKISKVVKGQGDYLTNWKTQPNGNVFQEIPTLQVHVALYFYMDMYLFINLHKYIMKYYNIKTIVLFSQVVTECNKDQ, encoded by the exons ATGGATAATGTTCATTGTAAAGGGAGTGAACCGACACTAAGAGAGTGCAGATTTAATGGATGGGGAATTAACAACTGTGACCATTCATATGATGCTGGAGTCATCTGTCGAG ATGTTAGACTGATAAATGGATCTAATCTGTGTTCTGGAAGAGTGGAGGTCTTATACAATGATGAATGGGGAACCGTCTGTGATGCTGGCTGGGATTTAACAGATGCTGCAGTGGTGTGTAATAGCATGGATTGTGGGACTCCTGTGGCAGTAATGACTGCGGCTTACTTTGGGCAGGGGTCAGGACCTGTGTGGCTGGATGATCTGAGTTGTTCTGGGTATGAGCTATCAGTGAAAGACTGTCTATCAATACCATTAGGAACAAGCACCTGCAGCCATGGACGAGATGCTGGAGTTGTCTGTCGAG ATATAAGGCTGGTGAATGGTATGGGTCCATGTGATGGCAAAGTTGAGGTTCTTTATGATGATCACTGGGGTGGAGTTTGTCACACTGGCTTTGATGTGAAAGCAGCTTCGGTTGTATGTCAAGAGCTAGGCTGTGAAAACACTGGAGAGCCACTGTCATATATGGGTCCATTTGATGGGCCAATATGGATGGGCAATCTTGCTTGTGCTGGAAATGAGTTAACATTACGGGACTGTTCATTTACTGGATGGGGTGTGAGCAGTTGTGTAAATGATCTTCATGCAGGAGTTATTTGCAACA AAATTATGAGGCAAGGTGTGGTGAGGATAACGGTTACAGCTGACGCTGGCGTTGATGTCAGTAACCCAGATATCATAAAGAAGCTTTTGGACAAG ATAAGCAAAGTGGTTAAAGGTCAAGGGGATTATTTGACAAACTGGAAAACACAGCCTAATGGGAATGTATTTCAGGAAATACCAACGCTGCAGGTACACGTTGCTCTCTATTTTTACATGGAtatgtatttattcattaatttacacaaatacataatgaaatactacaatataaaaactattgtgttgttttcacagGTCGTAACTGAAtgcaataaagatcaataa
- the LOC129432508 gene encoding scavenger receptor cysteine-rich type 1 protein M130-like isoform X2 produces the protein MDNVHCKGSEPTLRECRFNGWGINNCDHSYDAGVICRDVRLINGSNLCSGRVEVLYNDEWGTVCDAGWDLTDAAVVCNSMDCGTPVAVMTAAYFGQGSGPVWLDDLSCSGYELSVKDCLSIPLGTSTCSHGRDAGVVCRDIRLVNGMGPCDGKVEVLYDDHWGGVCHTGFDVKAASVVCQELGCENTGEPLSYMGPFDGPIWMGNLACAGNELTLRDCSFTGWGVSSCVNDLHAGVICNKIMRQGVVRITVTADAGVDVSNPDIIKKLLDKISKVVKGQGDYLTNWKTQPNGNVFQEIPTLQVVTECNKDQ, from the exons ATGGATAATGTTCATTGTAAAGGGAGTGAACCGACACTAAGAGAGTGCAGATTTAATGGATGGGGAATTAACAACTGTGACCATTCATATGATGCTGGAGTCATCTGTCGAG ATGTTAGACTGATAAATGGATCTAATCTGTGTTCTGGAAGAGTGGAGGTCTTATACAATGATGAATGGGGAACCGTCTGTGATGCTGGCTGGGATTTAACAGATGCTGCAGTGGTGTGTAATAGCATGGATTGTGGGACTCCTGTGGCAGTAATGACTGCGGCTTACTTTGGGCAGGGGTCAGGACCTGTGTGGCTGGATGATCTGAGTTGTTCTGGGTATGAGCTATCAGTGAAAGACTGTCTATCAATACCATTAGGAACAAGCACCTGCAGCCATGGACGAGATGCTGGAGTTGTCTGTCGAG ATATAAGGCTGGTGAATGGTATGGGTCCATGTGATGGCAAAGTTGAGGTTCTTTATGATGATCACTGGGGTGGAGTTTGTCACACTGGCTTTGATGTGAAAGCAGCTTCGGTTGTATGTCAAGAGCTAGGCTGTGAAAACACTGGAGAGCCACTGTCATATATGGGTCCATTTGATGGGCCAATATGGATGGGCAATCTTGCTTGTGCTGGAAATGAGTTAACATTACGGGACTGTTCATTTACTGGATGGGGTGTGAGCAGTTGTGTAAATGATCTTCATGCAGGAGTTATTTGCAACA AAATTATGAGGCAAGGTGTGGTGAGGATAACGGTTACAGCTGACGCTGGCGTTGATGTCAGTAACCCAGATATCATAAAGAAGCTTTTGGACAAG ATAAGCAAAGTGGTTAAAGGTCAAGGGGATTATTTGACAAACTGGAAAACACAGCCTAATGGGAATGTATTTCAGGAAATACCAACGCTGCAG GTCGTAACTGAAtgcaataaagatcaataa